Proteins from a single region of Runella sp. SP2:
- a CDS encoding adenylate/guanylate cyclase domain-containing protein, producing the protein MKIIVQLLRQWAELATSKTSRVVGILCFCWGMTVLGQNPVINWDGKQKVVDIAEQVLILKDTSGRLKIEDVASPQFADRFTLSKQKVLSFNDEDYYWVKVQVRNVASTQVLLEIAQPILSKVDFYYQEPTTQKWHVVQEGFMTPIQQKAYKHQYQLFLLPPAAQTYYLRFQSLGLAVPLRLWNENVYEEKIGTQRIVFGIFTGIMGFVVILNLFFFFSLQKLAYAHYAVLVFIYYLTASNVEGFLLYVHPKADLFYGMFITSIFNMPIGVSFALLFLDIKKVSTRLYKVGWGFFIYYLTFIFWHRFLSPLTLAYVTNFHGLMVVLIMATFGIQAGRKGNRIGYYFFVSYLLFFLLAALDTKSKLTGTPTYIFDLSYVSLGFLTEAITLSYLLTKRFEWEGQAVAEERLKSQELLLAQTRENERIVREQNVILEQKVAERTRELVVEKQKSDDLLLNILPSDIADELKATGRAKARKYESTSVLFADFKDFTVFSQNQSAEKVVAEIDHCFRAFDRIVKNYGLEKIKTIGDAYMCAGGLPTPSDHHAQNIVQAALEICAFMKQLKAEKIKEGELYFEVRVGICSGPVVAGIVGINKFAYDIWGDTVNTAARMEQHSEPGKVNVSGSTYELIKETYNCIPRGKIAAKNKGEIEMYFVE; encoded by the coding sequence ATGAAAATAATTGTACAACTACTTAGGCAATGGGCAGAGTTAGCTACCAGCAAAACAAGCAGGGTGGTTGGTATTTTGTGCTTTTGCTGGGGAATGACCGTGTTAGGGCAAAACCCTGTTATCAATTGGGACGGAAAACAAAAGGTAGTCGATATTGCCGAGCAAGTGTTGATTTTGAAAGACACAAGTGGTCGTTTGAAAATAGAGGACGTTGCTTCGCCCCAATTTGCGGATAGGTTTACCCTATCAAAACAGAAGGTGTTGAGTTTCAATGATGAGGATTATTATTGGGTCAAAGTCCAAGTTCGGAATGTAGCCTCTACCCAAGTGCTGCTAGAAATAGCGCAACCTATTTTGTCGAAGGTTGATTTTTATTACCAAGAACCTACTACCCAAAAATGGCACGTAGTCCAAGAGGGATTTATGACGCCTATTCAACAGAAAGCTTATAAGCACCAATACCAGCTTTTTTTGTTGCCCCCAGCCGCCCAGACCTATTATTTACGCTTTCAGTCATTAGGACTTGCGGTGCCACTTCGGCTTTGGAATGAAAACGTGTATGAAGAGAAAATAGGTACCCAACGCATCGTTTTTGGGATTTTTACGGGCATCATGGGCTTTGTGGTTATCCTCAACCTCTTTTTCTTTTTTTCTCTTCAAAAATTAGCCTATGCACACTATGCGGTGCTGGTATTTATTTATTACCTGACGGCCTCCAACGTCGAAGGTTTTCTTTTGTATGTACATCCTAAAGCCGATTTGTTTTATGGAATGTTCATTACTTCGATTTTTAATATGCCAATTGGAGTCTCCTTTGCCCTGCTCTTTTTGGACATCAAAAAAGTAAGTACTCGACTGTATAAAGTTGGGTGGGGGTTCTTTATTTACTATTTGACGTTTATCTTCTGGCATCGGTTTTTGTCGCCGCTCACTTTGGCATACGTGACCAATTTCCATGGCCTGATGGTGGTGTTAATTATGGCTACTTTTGGGATACAGGCGGGCAGAAAAGGCAATCGAATCGGGTATTACTTTTTTGTTTCGTATTTACTGTTCTTCTTGTTGGCCGCGCTGGATACCAAAAGCAAATTGACGGGCACCCCAACGTACATTTTTGATTTGTCGTATGTGTCGTTAGGCTTTCTTACGGAGGCAATTACCCTTTCATATTTGCTGACCAAACGTTTTGAATGGGAAGGCCAAGCAGTGGCAGAGGAAAGGCTAAAATCGCAGGAACTTCTGCTGGCACAAACAAGGGAAAATGAGCGGATTGTGCGCGAACAAAACGTTATCTTGGAGCAAAAAGTAGCCGAACGAACCCGTGAGTTGGTCGTCGAAAAGCAAAAATCGGATGACTTACTTTTGAATATTTTGCCGTCGGACATCGCCGATGAATTAAAAGCGACGGGAAGAGCCAAAGCCCGAAAGTATGAGTCAACGTCGGTGCTTTTTGCTGATTTTAAAGACTTTACTGTATTCAGTCAAAACCAAAGTGCCGAAAAAGTGGTCGCAGAAATTGACCATTGCTTTAGGGCGTTTGATCGTATTGTGAAAAACTACGGACTCGAAAAGATTAAAACGATTGGGGATGCTTACATGTGTGCAGGTGGTTTACCTACCCCTAGCGATCATCACGCCCAAAACATCGTACAGGCAGCTTTGGAAATATGCGCTTTCATGAAGCAACTAAAAGCGGAAAAAATCAAGGAAGGGGAACTGTATTTTGAGGTGCGGGTAGGGATTTGCTCGGGGCCAGTGGTAGCGGGTATCGTTGGGATTAATAAATTTGCGTACGATATATGGGGAGATACCGTCAACACGGCGGCGCGAATGGAGCAGCACAGCGAACCAGGAAAAGTAAACGTGAGTGGTTCGACGTACGAATTGATTAAAGAGACGTATAATTGTATCCCAAGAGGAAAAATTGCTGCCAAAAATAAAGGCGAAATAGAGATGTATTTTGTGGAGTAG
- a CDS encoding sugar phosphate isomerase/epimerase — translation MLKLGFVSAILADFGYEHVIDFAANHGFSCVEMMCWPSDNADARRYAGVTHINAERVLSDSAYAQNLVYYAKEKGITISGLGYYPNPMDSDAEKAAYFREHIKTLIKAAAKLGLQNVNTFVGRDPSKNVTENLKTFGQVWPEIIKVAEEHNVKIGIENCPMFFTNDEWPGGKNLATTPAIWDRMFEIIPSPILGLNYDPSHMIWQMMDEAKPIYDYKDRLHHIHLKDAKVYKDKLDRVGIMANPLEYHSPKLPGLGDVNWRKFFAALTDVRYRGPVCIEVEDKAYEGSIEDVKAAILTSRNYLRQFLG, via the coding sequence ATGCTTAAACTTGGATTTGTGAGTGCCATCTTGGCCGATTTTGGGTACGAACACGTGATTGATTTTGCCGCTAATCACGGCTTTTCGTGCGTAGAAATGATGTGCTGGCCCTCTGATAATGCCGACGCGCGCCGCTATGCAGGGGTGACGCACATCAATGCCGAACGCGTACTGTCCGACAGCGCGTACGCCCAAAACTTGGTGTATTATGCCAAAGAAAAAGGAATTACGATTTCGGGCTTGGGCTATTATCCTAACCCCATGGACTCCGATGCGGAAAAGGCGGCCTATTTCCGCGAACACATCAAAACCCTCATTAAAGCGGCGGCGAAGCTAGGTTTACAGAATGTCAATACGTTTGTTGGGCGTGACCCGTCCAAAAATGTGACCGAAAACCTCAAGACGTTTGGCCAAGTGTGGCCCGAAATTATCAAGGTAGCCGAAGAACATAACGTGAAAATCGGTATCGAAAACTGTCCCATGTTTTTTACCAACGACGAGTGGCCTGGAGGTAAAAACTTGGCTACGACGCCTGCGATTTGGGACCGTATGTTTGAAATTATTCCAAGCCCCATTTTAGGACTGAACTACGACCCATCGCACATGATTTGGCAAATGATGGATGAAGCCAAGCCGATTTACGATTACAAAGACCGCTTGCACCATATCCACCTCAAAGACGCAAAAGTGTATAAAGACAAGCTCGACCGTGTTGGTATTATGGCCAATCCGCTCGAATACCACAGCCCCAAACTCCCAGGCTTGGGTGATGTCAACTGGCGAAAATTCTTTGCGGCCCTGACCGACGTGCGCTACCGTGGTCCTGTGTGTATTGAGGTGGAAGACAAGGCGTATGAAGGCAGTATTGAGGATGTGAAAGCGGCGATTTTGACCAGCCGAAACTATTTGCGCCAGTTTTTGGGTTAA
- a CDS encoding AAA family ATPase — protein sequence MRIEEITLRNFRNFQEQTFQFPSLFTVVIGENGKGKSTLLQSLKVAAGTFLLGLKEAERIHILSEDIRRVDLNTRFVPQFPCEFMVKGDFYGQPVSWKRSKNTLDGRTTSADANELIGFAQVIEQRVNENLEEKVNLPVLGFFSTARLWAESKQTFKLKTKGSRLKDGYARCLDQRSDRITPMEWIKSNYYKQLKGIGSQGLLKAVLEAISTCIPNWTAEEWDEDTDDLFGTLLTPDGQSSKMPLYYLSDGLRTMAGLVAEIAYRCVILNSHLGEEAVKQSKGIVLIDELDMHLHPNWQRHVVNDLKTAFPNIQFVATTHSPFIVQSLNSNELINLDAISDVSPKELTVEEVAQEIMGVESAYSIENTQQEQLSKTYFETLETGTLAEPTTRDILEEIETQIADPAMRALLQMKKLKKQLNPEQPL from the coding sequence ATGAGAATCGAAGAAATCACGCTACGAAATTTTCGTAATTTTCAAGAACAGACTTTTCAGTTTCCTAGCCTTTTTACGGTTGTCATTGGAGAAAATGGAAAGGGGAAATCCACGCTGTTGCAATCACTAAAGGTGGCAGCGGGGACTTTTTTGCTGGGCCTGAAAGAGGCCGAAAGGATTCATATTCTTTCAGAAGATATTCGTAGGGTTGATTTGAATACACGATTTGTGCCTCAATTCCCCTGTGAGTTTATGGTAAAAGGGGATTTTTATGGGCAGCCTGTGTCTTGGAAACGAAGCAAAAATACGCTCGATGGACGTACCACTTCTGCCGATGCCAATGAACTGATTGGCTTTGCACAAGTGATAGAACAACGGGTAAATGAAAATTTGGAAGAAAAAGTAAATCTTCCTGTGCTTGGATTTTTTAGTACAGCACGACTGTGGGCAGAATCAAAACAGACCTTTAAACTGAAAACGAAAGGGTCTCGTCTGAAAGATGGCTATGCTCGCTGCCTTGACCAACGCTCTGATCGTATCACTCCGATGGAGTGGATAAAAAGTAACTATTATAAACAGCTCAAAGGAATCGGCTCGCAAGGGCTTTTGAAGGCTGTTTTGGAGGCAATAAGTACGTGTATTCCCAACTGGACAGCGGAGGAGTGGGATGAAGATACCGATGATTTGTTCGGAACACTCCTTACGCCCGATGGACAGTCGAGCAAGATGCCTCTGTACTACCTCAGCGACGGTTTGCGTACCATGGCGGGACTTGTCGCTGAGATTGCTTACCGTTGTGTCATACTCAATAGCCATTTAGGAGAAGAAGCTGTGAAGCAGAGCAAAGGGATTGTGCTGATTGACGAATTGGATATGCACTTACACCCCAATTGGCAACGGCACGTAGTTAATGACCTAAAAACGGCTTTCCCGAACATACAGTTTGTGGCTACTACCCATTCGCCTTTTATTGTACAGTCGCTGAATAGCAATGAGTTAATTAATTTGGATGCCATATCGGATGTGTCGCCCAAAGAATTAACCGTCGAGGAGGTGGCTCAAGAAATAATGGGCGTAGAAAGCGCATATAGTATTGAAAACACTCAGCAAGAACAGTTAAGTAAAACGTATTTTGAAACATTAGAAACGGGTACATTAGCTGAACCCACTACGCGAGATATACTGGAAGAAATAGAAACCCAAATAGCCGACCCTGCAATGAGAGCATTGCTTCAAATGAAGAAGCTTAAAAAGCAACTTAATCCTGAACAGCCACTATGA
- a CDS encoding HNH endonuclease, protein MRPIFRGPVPIDENGQMKVVSDYKDWRMDLVERIGNYCSYCDMVLNDSPQVEHVVPKNPQPNQPQGSLLAWDNMVLACGPCNRAKSNNPCGTDTHYLPDFHNTILAFETKNISYRNKNACIITVKSGLTFAQATKGQNTVNLCQLDKVVVTPRATDLRWKYRFEALQMAKYWRNEWDSWGQTTPAFLRLLQTAAISKGFFMVWYEVFSEVPTVVKALIEAFPNTAVDCFDEQQGYRLKRRNPADF, encoded by the coding sequence ATGAGACCTATTTTTCGTGGGCCAGTGCCTATCGATGAAAACGGGCAGATGAAAGTAGTGAGTGACTACAAGGATTGGCGAATGGACTTGGTGGAGCGAATTGGGAACTATTGCTCGTACTGCGATATGGTACTGAACGATAGCCCTCAAGTGGAGCACGTAGTTCCTAAAAATCCTCAGCCTAATCAGCCCCAAGGTTCTTTGCTGGCGTGGGACAATATGGTATTGGCTTGCGGGCCGTGTAACAGAGCCAAAAGTAATAATCCGTGTGGAACGGATACGCATTATCTGCCTGATTTCCACAATACGATATTGGCCTTTGAAACAAAAAATATTTCTTATCGTAATAAAAATGCCTGTATTATTACAGTCAAATCGGGTTTAACGTTTGCGCAAGCGACCAAAGGCCAAAATACCGTTAACCTCTGCCAGCTAGATAAAGTGGTAGTGACCCCTCGGGCAACGGATTTGCGGTGGAAATATCGTTTTGAAGCCCTACAAATGGCTAAGTATTGGCGAAATGAATGGGATAGCTGGGGACAAACTACTCCTGCGTTTTTGAGACTTCTTCAAACCGCAGCCATTTCAAAAGGCTTTTTTATGGTTTGGTACGAAGTTTTTTCTGAGGTACCTACAGTAGTCAAAGCGCTTATAGAAGCATTCCCAAATACGGCGGTCGATTGCTTTGATGAACAACAAGGGTATAGGCTCAAGCGTCGAAATCCCGCTGATTTTTAA
- a CDS encoding radical SAM/SPASM domain-containing protein → MNRNLQDGLNFFSKLTRKRVWNALKVIYSFYESKSTGKALHRGLPMSISFEPTTSCNLRCPECPSGLRSFTRPTGMLDGDLFKRTIDELADTLLYLIFYFQGEPYLHPKFLELVSYASKKGIYTATSTNAHYLTEAAARRTVESGLDRLIVSIDGTTQEVYQQYRVGGKLEKVLEGTRTILKWKKQLGSKTPHVVFQFLVVRPNEHQIEDAKRLAKEIGVDEIGFKTAQIYEYEQGDPLIPTIDKYSRYAQNTDGTYRIKNSLDGHCWKMWHSCVITWDGKVVPCCFDKDAHYRLGDVSETSFQTLWQSKAYTDFRQALIRSRSEIEMCKNCTEGTQVWA, encoded by the coding sequence ATGAATCGTAACCTACAAGATGGGCTAAATTTTTTCTCCAAACTTACGCGCAAGCGGGTTTGGAACGCCCTAAAAGTTATTTATAGCTTCTACGAATCGAAGTCCACGGGCAAAGCCTTGCACCGTGGACTTCCGATGAGTATTTCGTTTGAACCTACCACTTCGTGCAATTTGCGCTGTCCCGAATGCCCTAGTGGTTTGCGGTCGTTTACGCGACCTACGGGAATGTTGGACGGTGATTTGTTCAAACGCACCATCGACGAACTCGCTGATACCCTTTTGTACCTCATTTTTTATTTTCAAGGGGAACCTTACCTGCATCCTAAGTTTTTGGAATTGGTCAGTTATGCCTCCAAAAAAGGGATTTATACCGCAACTTCCACCAATGCGCATTACTTAACCGAGGCAGCGGCCCGTCGCACGGTAGAAAGCGGCCTCGACCGCCTGATTGTGTCCATCGACGGCACAACGCAGGAAGTGTATCAGCAGTACCGAGTAGGAGGGAAGCTAGAAAAAGTGTTGGAAGGAACGCGTACGATACTGAAATGGAAGAAACAGCTCGGTTCTAAAACGCCGCACGTTGTTTTTCAGTTTTTGGTGGTACGTCCCAACGAACACCAAATTGAAGATGCCAAACGCCTCGCCAAAGAAATTGGGGTGGATGAAATAGGCTTTAAAACCGCTCAAATTTACGAATACGAGCAAGGCGACCCGCTCATCCCGACGATTGATAAGTACTCCCGCTATGCCCAAAATACCGACGGCACCTACCGAATTAAAAATAGCCTCGACGGACATTGTTGGAAAATGTGGCATTCGTGCGTCATTACGTGGGATGGGAAAGTTGTCCCTTGCTGCTTCGATAAAGACGCTCACTATCGCCTTGGCGACGTGTCCGAAACTTCTTTTCAAACCCTTTGGCAAAGCAAAGCCTACACCGATTTTCGTCAAGCTCTGATTCGCTCCCGTTCTGAAATCGAAATGTGTAAAAATTGCACCGAAGGAACGCAGGTTTGGGCGTAA